The window CAGCTACTCAGATCTTCATGGACATTCTTTAGGCAGTAAACATGTTGTAAAAAATATACCTAAGGTAAAGGAAACAGTTTATCGAATGGACCAAATAGGTGCACCTGCCAAACCTGTCAGTTTAGAAGATATTCTGTTGTGGGACAGGAAGGAGATTAAGGAATCTTCAACAAACCCCGTAGAAATGGTGTCCAGTGGACTGCACAATATGGTGGCCTGCTGCAAGGTAATTGAGAAAGCACAGTCTCGCATAAACAATGGAAGCTTTAGTAGTGAAACAAAGAAATTGAATTATAGCACTGTGGTGATGTCAAACGCTAATCATCAAAATGATGTTGAGATACAGCAATGTGACAGTTCTATTGGAGTTTTGCGGTCTGTGCTTATTAATGGGAAAATTGTTCCTGTAGGTAACAAAACTGAGATGGAAATAAGGGAAGATGAAGATTTCTTAAAATCATCAGAATGTGAAAAGTTTATGACAGGGAATTTGCTTCTACAGAAACCACAAAATCACAAAGAAACACTGGAGGCTTTGCCAGTGCCCGATGAAACAGGATGTAAGCAAGTATATGATGTGGTGGCAGTGGATGAGAAGGTgaaccaagaaaagagaaaccccGATGGGTGCAGAGGAGCACTGATCAAGGATAAACAAAGCAATGTTAATATAATTGAGGATAGCGAGTTGCATGGAGTTAGGAGGTCTAAACGTATCAATGGGAGACATGTCCCTGTACATACCGAATTGAATTTAGAATTTTGGGATGATGATCAATATCTAGATTCATGTGATTCTGTGAACATGTTTACTAAAGATGTGCGTCTGGGAACACAAGAGCCTGATAACAAAATTGACAAGGAAGCTTCTCCTATGCCAACAAAAATTAGATATAAAGAGGTGAATGAGGTATTCTCTAGCATCACAGATGTGAAGACACTGCTCGAGAAGCAGAAGCCTGATGAAGAGATTGATATGAGTGGGAGATCTACAGAATTAAACAAGGGGTTGGTGTTTCAGCTGGAAGATGAAAGCACCTTCATGGATTTTTCAAGTCAGGATATGCTACCACTGGATCCAGAGACTGATACTGAAAGTGACAGTGAAGCGTTGACAGAAAGGAGGTACAGAGAAGTACATGATATTTTGGCATCCAGTATGGTAGATGGGAAAGCAACATACCGTACTGAGTCTACTGACTGCTCAAGTGACAGAGCCCAAAAGTTGGATTCCACCGGGGCCCTGGTAGTAAATAATGGTAAAGACAGAAATGGTAATATGCATCAGCACAGTGAGGTGATTGAAATAAGGAGGTCTACACGTATTAATGGAAAACATGTTCCAGTAGATACTGAATTAGATGTTGGTTTGTTGGAATTTGATGATTTTATAGGTTTATCAAGTTTTGTAGATGACACAGTTGAAAAGAAGGATAAGGAAAAGTCAGCAAACTCAAATTCTAAAATGGTAGACATTGTGTTTTGTTTGCCTGCAAGTGGTTTTGTAGACGACAGATTTGGAAAGAAGGTTAGGGAAAGGTCATCATACTCAATTTCTGAAATGAAAAACATTGTGATGGCTTTGCCTGCTCCTGGTTTTCTGAAGCAGGCTGCTACAACGAACTCTGATTGCCAAACACCTAGAAATCAGGGTCTGGTGGAGCAAACTGCCACAACAAAATCTGGTAACCATAAAGCTAGAAATCAGGAGCTGTTGGATAGTAATGACACTCTGTGCATGCATGGGAAGGTGTCAAAGAAATATGATAGAGAAGAGACTCCAGTTGCTGAGCAAGGGTCTTCTTTGTTAATGAATAATGGGACTAAAGCTTTGAAGCAAACTGCCACAAGGAAATCTGATAACCAGAAACCTAGAAATCAGGAGCAGTTGGAGCAAACTGCCGCAGGGAAATCTGATAACCAAAAACCTAGAAATCAGGAGCAGTTGGATAGTAATAGCCTTCCATGCATGCATGGGAAGAAGAAATGTGCTGGAGTAATGACTTTGGTTGCTGAGAAAGAGGCTCCTTCATTATTGCGTAATGGGACAAAAGTTATGCTAACTGAGAAGCAGTCACCACTTTCCCTGAGCAAAAGGAAACGAGACAGTGGTGGATATTCAAAtggcaaaaaaaagaaaaagaggagtgGTGGGTGTGGTCTTGTGGTGAGGAGAACTGGTAAGGGTGGTTGTAGAAAACACAGGTCTGAAACGAAGTATAGCATGTTATCTTGGTTAATCGATAATAATATATTGGCTGAAAATGAAAAAGTTGtttataaaataaagaatgataaAGGCAATATAATGAAAGGCTGCATTACTAGAGGTGGGATCCGATGTAACTGCTGCAGAAAAGTTTGGTCCTTGTTAGAGTTTGAAGCTCATGCTGGTAATAATATTCGTCAACCATGGATGAACACTTGTCTCATCTCTGGGAAGTCACTGATGCAGTGCCAGAGTGAAGcatgggagagagaaaagaaagaaagaaaggttgGTTTCCATATTGTCGGAGCtggtgatgcagatcctagTGATGATACTTGTGGAATTTGTGCTGACGGAGGGCACTTAATATGTTGTGATGGTTGCCTGTCAACCTTTCACCAAGAATGCGTGATGCTGAAGGTTTATTTTCCCCCCATACTGTGCTTTTGTCTTGTCTTTTCACTCTCTTTTGATTTCTATTGATACTAATTGGCAGTTGGTTACATAAGTATTGGTGATATTTCTGGTTAAATTATGCTGGAATTGCTAGACTATTGGCTACAGTGGCATTGTCTAATGTGAAGAAGACATTCAACTGGGAGCACaatatagttgtcaaggcgtcatctaggtgtccaggtgccttgggcgccttgattttggaccctctccaacgccttgggttgcctagacgccgTGGCAACTATTTAGCACAATGGGATCGGTGACATAATGCCGTTTTCCCACCTTGTCTTTGTAGGCCAAGTGGGTCATTGGATGAGGTTTTACCTATTTATTAGTTATAAATGTGTAAGGCTGCTTTCATCAATTCAATGAAAATCATTCCTAACATCAATGGAAAGATTATAAAATCTGTGTCTGCATGTGTATGCTGAAAATGATGATTcgaatgcttaataaaatacTGAAATGTTCTACTATTTCCGACAACAGTGATACCGGAGTAGTTCATCACTGTGCCAGCCATACTGTTAAAGAAACGGCTTTAGTTCATTACATCTGATACATTTGGGCTCAAGCCCTTACTTTAGTTCATTACTTTATGTTTGCAAGGATCCGTGTTGCCGACGACCCcttttagttgagataaggctgagtttgttgtttgttgtttgttgttgtgtGGCACTGCAATGTTGGGATCATGAGTTGACCAAAAAGGAGAAATTATATTTACTTTCAATGTGTGTACCTGTATACTTATACAGTTATACCTGCTGAAGATGAGGTCTTGAAAGCTTTATCTAGGTTTCATTTATGCCTTTTCCTGCAACACCAGTATCTACTGTTGGTTTTGTTTTCATATGTAATATTTTTCTAAGTAATTGTCTGTCTATGCTGATGTGTTTGCTTTTATGTTTCAGTCGCTTCCTGAAGGCAGTTGGTACTGCCCATTTTGTAGATGTGCATTCTGCATGCTGGCTGATCGTGGACAAGATAAACCTGATTGCAAGTTTAGCATGTTCAGCTGTAATCAGTGTGGATGCAAATGTGAGTAAACATTGATGAATGTATTCTTtcaaatttatatatttttttcatgtcCTCTTTACCTTGGTGCTACCCTTGGTTTGATCTCTCCTGCAGATCATAGAGATTGTGTTTTGGAAAAAGATAAGGATGAAATTTTATCTTTCTGTGGAGAAAATTGCCAGAAGGTTTGTGTTTATTTCCTACTATTCTTTCTTTATCTAGGTTGTTACCAACTATGTTTCATATGGTAATGGTCCTGCAAAACAGGGTTCATGAGCCAACTACAAGTAGTTGGTATAGCTCTTAgttgtctctgtgtgtgtgtgtgtgcgtgggggggggggtttctaC is drawn from Telopea speciosissima isolate NSW1024214 ecotype Mountain lineage chromosome 1, Tspe_v1, whole genome shotgun sequence and contains these coding sequences:
- the LOC122648917 gene encoding uncharacterized protein LOC122648917 isoform X1 translates to MASDWRVPYAKLVGCSFGINEMTDSREEEGRKLKFICCPLSGSKVRVEDTKKGNLHGSSSDNNVGTYSTGCGSGLGFSRFSTLHGRSCGFSEGVNLNKKEGRLGMNGKREHGTSQKNQKRAALEEDPDWLPEQGSFIQSPDANNRGDLVGKRSKMNCNRNGKNPSGKHDGVDVSKPGQSTPAPNNLKHLLLSAGWTFVSQQGLSDLLYVSPSGSVYGSLPKALEAFSLDASEFRKKEQGSYQSVHSGGICSYSDLHGHSLGSKHVVKNIPKVKETVYRMDQIGAPAKPVSLEDILLWDRKEIKESSTNPVEMVSSGLHNMVACCKVIEKAQSRINNGSFSSETKKLNYSTVVMSNANHQNDVEIQQCDSSIGVLRSVLINGKIVPVGNKTEMEIREDEDFLKSSECEKFMTGNLLLQKPQNHKETLEALPVPDETGCKQVYDVVAVDEKVNQEKRNPDGCRGALIKDKQSNVNIIEDSELHGVRRSKRINGRHVPVHTELNLEFWDDDQYLDSCDSVNMFTKDVRLGTQEPDNKIDKEASPMPTKIRYKEVNEVFSSITDVKTLLEKQKPDEEIDMSGRSTELNKGLVFQLEDESTFMDFSSQDMLPLDPETDTESDSEALTERRYREVHDILASSMVDGKATYRTESTDCSSDRAQKLDSTGALVVNNGKDRNGNMHQHSEVIEIRRSTRINGKHVPVDTELDVGLLEFDDFIGLSSFVDDTVEKKDKEKSANSNSKMVDIVFCLPASGFVDDRFGKKVRERSSYSISEMKNIVMALPAPGFLKQAATTNSDCQTPRNQGLVEQTATTKSGNHKARNQELLDSNDTLCMHGKVSKKYDREETPVAEQGSSLLMNNGTKALKQTATRKSDNQKPRNQEQLEQTAAGKSDNQKPRNQEQLDSNSLPCMHGKKKCAGVMTLVAEKEAPSLLRNGTKVMLTEKQSPLSLSKRKRDSGGYSNGKKKKKRSGGCGLVVRRTGKGGCRKHRSETKYSMLSWLIDNNILAENEKVVYKIKNDKGNIMKGCITRGGIRCNCCRKVWSLLEFEAHAGNNIRQPWMNTCLISGKSLMQCQSEAWEREKKERKVGFHIVGAGDADPSDDTCGICADGGHLICCDGCLSTFHQECVMLKSLPEGSWYCPFCRCAFCMLADRGQDKPDCKFSMFSCNQCGCKYHRDCVLEKDKDEILSFCGENCQKVALALSNILGVSNPLDGGFSWTLLKRLDEDDGTSSDQSLSFIMECNVKLALALSVLDECFVPLVDPRTGLDMIVQAVYNCGSNYNRLNCERFYTMVLEKDDEIISVATLRLHGTRLAEMPFIGTRPIYRRKGMCRRLFNAIEKMLSSLHVEKLIIPAIPDLLGTWMTSFFFKPLESSHREEIRNLNMMIFADTTLLQKSSCNMETNEASDKKQVGIISNIDKVTEQNSLSTPCCWQPECNSFVRSYT
- the LOC122648917 gene encoding uncharacterized protein LOC122648917 isoform X3, which translates into the protein MASDWRVPYAKLVGCSFGINEMTDSREEEGRKLKFICCPLSGSKVRVEDTKKGNLHGSSSDNNVGTYSTGCGSGLGFSRFSTLHGRSCGFSEGVNLNKKEGRLGMNGKREHGTSQKNQKRAALEEDPDWLPEQGSFIQSPDANNRGDLVGKRSKMNCNRNGKNPSGKHDGVDVSKPGQSTPAPNNLKHLLLSAGWTFVSQQGLSDLLYVSPSGSVYGSLPKALEAFSLDASEFRKKEQGSYQSVHSGGICSYSDLHGHSLGSKHVVKNIPKVKETVYRMDQIGAPAKPVSLEDILLWDRKEIKESSTNPVEMVSSGLHNMVACCKVIEKAQSRINNGSFSSETKKLNYSTVVMSNANHQNDVEIQQCDSSIGVLRSVLINGKIVPVGNKTEMEIREDEDFLKSSECEKFMTGNLLLQKPQNHKETLEALPVPDETGCKQVYDVVAVDEKVNQEKRNPDGCRGALIKDKQSNVNIIEDSELHGVRRSKRINGRHVPVHTELNLEFWDDDQYLDSCDSVNMFTKDVRLGTQEPDNKIDKEASPMPTKIRYKEVNEVFSSITDVKTLLEKQKPDEEIDMSGRSTELNKGLVFQLEDESTFMDFSSQDMLPLDPETDTESDSEALTERRYREVHDILASSMVDGKATYRTESTDCSSDRAQKLDSTGALVVNNGKDRNGNMHQHSEVIEIRRSTRINGKHVPVDTELDVGLLEFDDFIGLSSFVDDTVEKKDKEKSANSNSKMVDIVFCLPASGFVDDRFGKKVRERSSYSISEMKNIVMALPAPGFLKQAATTNSDCQTPRNQGLVEQTATTKSGNHKARNQELLDSNDTLCMHGKVSKKYDREETPVAEQGSSLLMNNGTKALKQTATRKSDNQKPRNQEQLEQTAAGKSDNQKPRNQEQLDSNSLPCMHGKKKCAGVMTLVAEKEAPSLLRNGTKVMLTEKQSPLSLSKRKRDSGGYSNGKKKKKRSGGCGLVVRRTGKGGCRKHRSETKYSMLSWLIDNNILAENEKVVYKIKNDKGNIMKGCITRGGIRCNCCRKVWSLLEFEAHAGNNIRQPWMNTCLISGKSLMQCQSEAWEREKKERKVGFHIVGAGDADPSDDTCGICADGGHLICCDGCLSTFHQECVMLKSLPEGSWYCPFCRCAFCMLADRGQDKPDCKFSMFSCNQCGCKYHRDCVLEKDKDEILSFCGENCQKVALALSNILGVSNPLDGGFSWTLLKRLDEDDGTSSDQSLSFIMECNVKLALALSVLDECFVPLVDPRTGLDMIVQAVYNCGLHGTRLAEMPFIGTRPIYRRKGMCRRLFNAIEKMLSSLHVEKLIIPAIPDLLGTWMTSFFFKPLESSHREEIRNLNMMIFADTTLLQKSSCNMETNEASDKKQVGIISNIDKVTEQNSLSTPCCWQPECNSFVRSYT
- the LOC122648917 gene encoding uncharacterized protein LOC122648917 isoform X2, yielding MASDWRVPYAKLVGCSFGINEMTDSREEEGRKLKFICCPLSGSKVRVEDTKKGNLHGSSSDNNVGTYSTGCGSGLGFSRFSTLHGRSCGFSEGVNLNKKEGRLGMNGKREHGTSQKNQKRAALEEDPDWLPEQGSFIQSPDANNRGDLVGKRSKMNCNRNGKNPSGKHDGVDVSKPGQSTPAPNNLKHLLLSAGWTFVSQQGLSDLLYVSPSGSVYGSLPKALEAFSLDASEFRKKEQGSYQSVHSGGICSYSDLHGHSLGSKHVVKNIPKVKETVYRMDQIGAPAKPVSLEDILLWDRKEIKESSTNPVEMVSSGLHNMVACCKVIEKAQSRINNGSFSSETKKLNYSTVVMSNANHQNDVEIQQCDSSIGVLRSVLINGKIVPVGNKTEMEIREDEDFLKSSECEKFMTGNLLLQKPQNHKETLEALPVPDETGCKQVYDVVAVDEKVNQEKRNPDGCRGALIKDKQSNVNIIEDSELHGVRRSKRINGRHVPVHTELNLEFWDDDQYLDSCDSVNMFTKDVRLGTQEPDNKIDKEASPMPTKIRYKEVNEVFSSITDVKTLLEKQKPDEEIDMSGRSTELNKGLVFQLEDESTFMDFSSQDMLPLDPETDTESDSEALTERRYREVHDILASSMVDGKATYRTESTDCSSDRAQKLDSTGALVVNNGKDRNGNMHQHSEVIEIRRSTRINGKHVPVDTELDVGLLEFDDFIGLSSFVDDTVEKKDKEKSANSNSKMVDIVFCLPASGFVDDRFGKKVRERSSYSISEMKNIVMALPAPGFLKQAATTNSDCQTPRNQGLVEQTATTKSGNHKARNQELLDSNDTLCMHGKVSKKYDREETPVAEQGSSLLMNNGTKALKQTATRKSDNQKPRNQEQLEQTAAGKSDNQKPRNQEQLDSNSLPCMHGKKKCAGVMTLVAEKEAPSLLRNGTKVMLTEKQSPLSLSKRKRDSGGYSNGKKKKKRSGGCGLVVRRTGKGGCRKHRSETKYSMLSWLIDNNILAENEKVVYKIKNDKGNIMKGCITRGGIRCNCCRKVWSLLEFEAHAGNNIRQPWMNTCLISGKSLMQCQSEAWEREKKERKVGFHIVGAGDADPSDDTCGICADGGHLICCDGCLSTFHQECVMLKSLPEGSWYCPFCRCAFCMLADRGQDKPDCKFSMFSCNQCGCKYHRDCVLEKDKDEILSFCGENCQKVALALSNILGVSNPLDGGFSWTLLKRLDEDDGTSSDQSLSFIMECNVKLALALSVLDECFVPLVDPRTGLDMIVQAVYNCGSNYNRLNCERFYTMVLEKDDEIISVATLRLHGTRLAEMPFIGTRPIYRRKGMCRRLFNAIEKMLSSLHVEKLIIPAIPDLLGTWMTSFFFKPLESSHREEIRNLNMMIFADTTLLQKSSCNMETNEASGRLALLAISIK